The proteins below are encoded in one region of Macrococcus armenti:
- the glmS gene encoding glutamine--fructose-6-phosphate transaminase (isomerizing) — translation MCGIVGYIGTEDAKEILLKGLEKLEYRGYDSAGIAVRNGEDVRVYKEKGRIAELRKMVDDSFDTTTGIGHTRWATHGVPNRENSHPHQSESGRFTLVHNGVIENYEQLREAYLTGVTFKSDTDTEIIVQLVEHFSKEGLDTEAAFVEVLKLLHGSYALGLLDTENPDVIYVAKNKSPLLVGLGDGFNVIASDAMAMLQVTDTYTELHDGEIVLITKENIEIKDLEGNVITREPYKAEIDASDIEKGTYAHYMLKEIHEQPAVMRRIIQKYQDDKGNLTIDKDIVKAAREADRVYIVACGTSYHAGLVGKEYLEKWAGIPTEVHVASEFVYNMPLLSKKPLFIFISQSGETADSRAVLVAVKELGYPALTITNVPGSTLSREADHTLILHAGPEIAVASTKAYTAQIAVLAIFAQVVAADAGVKTEIDLLPELAKVTSAITTIVDDAKLMEDIASKYLSTTRNAFFIGRTMDFYVGLEGALKLKEISYIQAEGFAGGELKHGTIALIEDGVPVIALATQESVNLSIRGNVKEVVARGALPCIISMRGLEKEGDAYVIPAVHEMLSPLVSVVTLQLISYYAALHRGADVDKPRNLAKSVTVE, via the coding sequence ATGTGTGGTATCGTAGGTTATATTGGAACAGAGGATGCAAAAGAGATCCTATTAAAAGGTTTAGAAAAATTAGAATATCGTGGTTACGATTCAGCGGGTATCGCTGTACGTAACGGTGAAGATGTTCGTGTATATAAAGAAAAAGGACGTATTGCTGAATTACGTAAAATGGTTGATGATTCTTTTGACACGACAACAGGTATTGGGCATACACGCTGGGCAACGCATGGTGTACCTAACCGTGAAAACTCTCACCCACATCAATCAGAAAGTGGTCGTTTCACTTTAGTGCATAATGGTGTGATTGAGAACTATGAACAGTTAAGAGAAGCGTATTTAACAGGTGTTACTTTCAAATCTGATACGGATACTGAAATTATCGTTCAATTAGTTGAACACTTCTCTAAAGAAGGTTTAGATACTGAAGCGGCATTCGTTGAAGTATTGAAATTATTACACGGTTCATATGCTTTAGGATTATTAGATACAGAAAATCCAGACGTAATTTACGTTGCGAAGAACAAATCACCATTACTTGTAGGTTTAGGAGATGGGTTCAACGTTATCGCATCTGATGCTATGGCGATGTTACAAGTAACAGATACGTATACAGAATTGCACGATGGTGAAATTGTTCTTATAACGAAAGAAAACATCGAGATTAAAGACTTAGAAGGTAACGTTATTACACGTGAACCATATAAAGCAGAAATCGATGCATCTGACATCGAAAAAGGCACTTATGCACATTACATGTTAAAAGAAATTCATGAACAACCTGCAGTAATGCGCCGTATTATTCAGAAGTATCAAGATGATAAAGGGAATTTAACGATTGATAAAGATATCGTAAAAGCAGCACGCGAAGCAGACCGTGTATATATCGTTGCATGTGGTACGTCATATCATGCAGGTCTTGTTGGTAAAGAGTATTTAGAGAAGTGGGCAGGTATTCCTACAGAAGTTCACGTTGCTTCAGAATTTGTATATAACATGCCATTATTATCTAAAAAACCATTATTTATCTTCATTTCACAATCAGGTGAAACTGCAGATAGCCGTGCAGTATTAGTAGCTGTAAAAGAGTTAGGGTATCCTGCACTTACAATTACGAATGTGCCAGGTTCGACGTTATCACGTGAAGCGGATCATACATTAATCTTACATGCTGGACCGGAAATTGCGGTAGCATCGACAAAAGCATACACTGCTCAAATTGCAGTATTGGCAATCTTCGCTCAAGTAGTAGCGGCAGATGCAGGTGTTAAAACAGAAATCGATTTATTACCTGAACTTGCGAAAGTAACTTCAGCAATAACAACAATAGTAGATGACGCGAAGTTAATGGAAGACATTGCCTCTAAGTATTTATCGACAACGCGTAATGCATTCTTCATTGGACGAACTATGGATTTCTATGTTGGTTTAGAAGGTGCTTTAAAACTTAAAGAAATCTCTTACATTCAGGCTGAAGGTTTCGCTGGTGGAGAGCTTAAACACGGAACAATTGCGTTAATTGAAGATGGAGTACCGGTAATCGCACTTGCAACACAAGAAAGTGTAAACTTATCGATACGTGGTAATGTGAAAGAAGTAGTTGCACGTGGAGCACTTCCTTGTATTATATCGATGCGTGGTCTTGAAAAAGAAGGCGATGCATACGTAATCCCAGCGGTTCATGAGATGTTATCACCGCTAGTCTCAGTTGTTACATTACAATTAATTTCATACTACGCTGCTTTACACCGTGGTGCAGATGTTGATAAACCACGTAACTTAGCAAAATCAGTAACAGTAGAATAG
- a CDS encoding TcaA second domain-containing protein gives MSKFCTSCGFEATDSQKVCTKCGTPFPVIEETPTQNETKKRSTSQSKENKGFKKKKNKKKLILPFLCLLLLVGLASAYFFFSNKFSPETSAKAIETAINDKDYKALSHLLTVSQDGIAENEAQAFATLIEKSGQKEDFFSQLHSAAKSKSDTTIKLKDKDILSLKRNGKHFSIFPKYNFEPERHKVEVTSKENADIAFKFNGNTHTLSLSKDNPTTIGSFVAGQYILDAEKSISGEATKGKLIINTIQDPQVTLEFDEHFINITIEGDGKLDESETQVFVNDNEVDYNKNKEVYGPYKGKSFSVYAEGEVDGKNFKTPTETINDLDLEDGNNSVTLKFDEDEIDAYITSKEDEKNKSKEAEDRAKSAEERAKAAEDRANELAKQNEEKDSASDNTSEDNSSDYNSDTVTIDSEEKAIKAAEDHLGISDLSLYGEVRTPDKKTFGYGFGVFDDNDKPVMSFDVHEDGTVIEYDENGDEVDRSNPYE, from the coding sequence ATGAGTAAATTTTGTACAAGTTGTGGCTTTGAAGCAACAGATTCTCAAAAAGTATGTACTAAATGCGGGACACCGTTTCCAGTAATTGAAGAAACGCCAACACAGAATGAAACAAAAAAACGCAGCACTTCACAAAGCAAAGAGAACAAAGGCTTCAAAAAAAAGAAAAATAAGAAGAAGCTTATTTTACCGTTTCTCTGCTTATTATTACTTGTCGGTCTTGCAAGTGCTTATTTCTTCTTCAGTAATAAATTCAGCCCTGAAACATCAGCAAAAGCAATCGAGACTGCAATTAACGATAAAGATTATAAAGCGCTCAGTCATTTACTTACTGTAAGCCAGGATGGTATCGCAGAAAATGAAGCACAAGCATTTGCAACATTAATCGAAAAATCGGGACAAAAAGAAGACTTTTTCAGTCAGCTTCATAGCGCTGCAAAATCAAAATCTGATACTACGATAAAACTTAAAGATAAAGACATCCTTTCTCTGAAGCGTAACGGTAAACACTTCAGTATCTTCCCGAAATACAATTTTGAGCCAGAACGTCATAAAGTAGAAGTTACAAGTAAAGAGAATGCAGATATTGCTTTTAAGTTTAATGGAAATACACATACACTATCTCTTTCAAAAGATAATCCTACTACAATTGGCTCATTTGTAGCCGGACAATATATATTAGATGCTGAGAAGTCTATTAGTGGTGAAGCGACAAAAGGAAAATTAATTATTAACACAATTCAGGATCCGCAAGTAACATTAGAATTCGATGAACACTTTATAAACATTACTATCGAAGGCGATGGTAAACTCGATGAATCTGAAACACAAGTATTCGTAAATGATAATGAAGTGGATTATAACAAGAATAAAGAAGTATATGGTCCATATAAAGGAAAATCTTTCAGTGTATACGCTGAAGGTGAAGTGGATGGTAAAAACTTTAAAACACCTACCGAAACGATTAATGACCTAGATCTGGAAGATGGCAATAACAGTGTGACATTAAAGTTTGACGAAGATGAAATTGATGCATATATCACTTCAAAAGAAGATGAAAAGAACAAGTCAAAAGAAGCAGAAGACCGTGCAAAATCCGCTGAGGAACGTGCGAAAGCTGCAGAAGATCGTGCAAATGAACTCGCAAAACAAAATGAAGAAAAAGATAGCGCATCTGATAATACTTCAGAAGACAACAGCAGTGACTATAATAGCGATACAGTCACGATAGATTCAGAAGAAAAAGCGATTAAAGCTGCAGAAGATCATCTCGGTATATCTGATTTAAGTCTTTACGGAGAAGTCCGAACGCCAGATAAGAAAACATTTGGTTATGGCTTCGGTGTATTCGATGATAATGATAAACCAGTAATGTCATTTGATGTTCATGAAGACGGAACAGTAATTGAATATGATGAAAACGGTGATGAAGTAGATCGTTCAAATCCGTACGAATAA
- a CDS encoding alpha/beta hydrolase: MTEIMNGAESFYAQGNNIGILLSHGFTGATFSMMPLAEAYKKVGYTVCLPRLAGHGTNLDDMAASTYEDWINSIEEGLAKLKKTCDTIIMSGLSMGGTLTLYMAAKHPEIKAIIPINAAVVIPYMHETAHVDVDIIPGNGNDIKKQGVPEIGYKDTPVKSILEIRKLMRIVEESLFQIKCPTLIFVSPEDHTVPAFNADLIYTSINSAQKSIIETPNSYHMATLDHDKEFIIEQSLSFVESIING, encoded by the coding sequence ATGACTGAAATTATGAATGGTGCAGAAAGTTTTTATGCCCAGGGAAATAATATAGGAATATTGTTATCTCACGGTTTTACAGGTGCAACGTTCAGTATGATGCCACTTGCAGAAGCGTACAAAAAGGTAGGGTATACAGTATGTTTACCAAGACTTGCAGGTCATGGTACGAATTTAGATGATATGGCCGCTTCAACATATGAAGACTGGATAAACAGCATTGAAGAAGGGCTTGCAAAGCTCAAGAAAACATGTGACACAATTATTATGTCAGGTTTATCGATGGGCGGTACGTTAACGCTTTATATGGCAGCGAAACATCCGGAGATTAAAGCAATTATTCCGATTAATGCCGCAGTAGTGATTCCGTATATGCACGAAACAGCACATGTGGATGTTGATATTATACCAGGAAACGGTAACGATATTAAAAAGCAGGGCGTACCTGAAATAGGATATAAAGATACGCCGGTAAAAAGCATATTAGAGATTCGTAAATTAATGCGTATCGTAGAAGAAAGCTTATTCCAAATTAAGTGTCCGACACTTATATTCGTAAGCCCTGAAGATCACACTGTACCAGCATTTAATGCGGATTTAATCTATACGTCAATTAATAGTGCGCAAAAAAGCATTATTGAAACGCCGAACAGTTATCATATGGCAACACTTGATCACGATAAGGAATTCATTATAGAACAATCACTTTCATTTGTAGAATCAATAATAAACGGCTGA
- a CDS encoding Z1 domain-containing protein, giving the protein MQLKLDGYFFECVKQLNHYSEEEIEVMQRTNAQLKVHSTDTFRPGMLLGRIQSGKTRSYIGTMALALDDVFDCIVILTKNSNALARQTYARVAGEFQRAMDEDMVIVHDIIRMPKLRKYELKQKQIIIVKKEIKNVTRLEQFFIDYPEMKMRKVMFIDDEADYASVVYSEDKERNLIELKKIATKLDGIKAMLPTAAYLQVTATPYSLYLQPDADVLAERGYQPKRPAFTVLVPTHDKYIGGKFYFEDQSPRARSLYHAIDEGELEVLRKPDNRRVKDDYLLTSKNLEGLRHALLNFIVGAKVRHINSDYIKKYSFIMHTITTKKAHLWQYDVVSRMESKLKESITEDPQLFRELVYTSYEDLKHSVQHMPDFSDVLASVKSSLIDEELLIEIVNSEKDVNQLLDYNGELRLRTPMTFFIGGQILDRGITVGNLIGFYYGRDPRKFQQDTVLQHSRMYGARPMEDMEVTRFYTTPRIYSAMQRMHSFDEGLREAIMKQDHTVKFLTKDAKGEIIPCSPNKLLMSELITVKPRKRFLPVGFETISKTKLNQAMKRIDKMVSTLEKHAVRHTGQNVLVPVQYVRDILMEIQDTFIYTEGMPFHMERYVEMIEYLTDDDFVWVIVRTNRNISRLRSDGRFADRPDTGHDELQTAYKLGKTHPSVILLRQNGHSDSGWKDAPFYWPVIVAQSNMQTTIFS; this is encoded by the coding sequence GTGCAGTTGAAATTAGATGGTTATTTTTTTGAATGTGTAAAACAGCTGAATCATTACAGCGAAGAAGAAATTGAAGTTATGCAGCGTACGAATGCGCAGTTAAAGGTGCATTCTACGGATACATTTCGTCCGGGGATGCTGCTTGGGCGTATCCAGTCAGGTAAGACCCGTAGTTATATCGGTACGATGGCACTTGCGCTGGATGATGTGTTCGACTGCATTGTAATATTAACGAAAAATTCCAATGCGCTTGCACGTCAGACGTATGCGCGTGTCGCTGGTGAGTTTCAACGCGCGATGGATGAGGATATGGTCATTGTGCATGATATTATCCGTATGCCGAAGTTGCGCAAATATGAACTGAAGCAAAAACAAATTATCATTGTGAAAAAAGAAATTAAGAATGTCACACGTCTTGAGCAGTTTTTTATCGATTACCCTGAGATGAAGATGCGTAAAGTAATGTTTATCGATGATGAAGCGGATTATGCATCCGTTGTTTATAGTGAAGATAAGGAGCGTAATTTAATTGAACTGAAGAAAATCGCGACAAAGCTTGATGGTATTAAAGCGATGTTACCGACTGCTGCATACTTACAAGTTACCGCAACGCCTTACTCGTTATACTTACAACCGGATGCGGATGTGCTTGCAGAGCGTGGCTACCAGCCGAAACGTCCGGCGTTTACCGTCCTTGTCCCGACACATGATAAGTACATTGGCGGTAAGTTTTACTTTGAGGATCAGTCGCCTCGAGCGCGCAGCTTATATCACGCGATAGACGAAGGTGAGCTCGAAGTATTACGTAAGCCTGATAACAGACGTGTAAAAGATGATTATCTGTTAACATCGAAGAACTTAGAGGGGTTACGCCATGCACTCTTGAACTTTATCGTCGGTGCTAAAGTCAGGCATATAAATAGTGATTATATTAAGAAATACAGCTTTATTATGCATACGATTACGACGAAAAAGGCACACCTCTGGCAGTATGATGTCGTCAGTCGTATGGAGTCGAAATTAAAGGAAAGTATTACAGAAGACCCGCAGTTATTCCGTGAATTAGTTTATACGTCTTATGAAGATTTAAAGCATTCTGTTCAACATATGCCTGATTTTAGTGATGTTCTGGCATCTGTGAAGTCGTCATTGATTGATGAAGAGTTGTTAATAGAAATCGTCAATTCCGAAAAAGATGTCAATCAACTGCTGGATTATAATGGTGAGCTGAGACTACGTACACCAATGACTTTCTTTATCGGGGGTCAAATATTAGATCGCGGTATTACCGTCGGGAATTTAATTGGTTTCTATTACGGTCGTGATCCACGTAAGTTCCAGCAGGACACTGTACTGCAGCATTCACGTATGTACGGCGCCCGCCCGATGGAAGATATGGAAGTCACTCGTTTTTATACGACACCCCGAATTTATAGTGCAATGCAGCGTATGCATTCCTTTGACGAAGGGTTACGTGAGGCGATTATGAAGCAGGATCATACTGTAAAGTTTTTAACGAAAGATGCTAAAGGTGAAATCATTCCTTGTAGCCCTAATAAATTATTAATGTCAGAACTGATTACAGTGAAACCGCGTAAACGGTTCTTACCTGTAGGTTTTGAAACGATAAGCAAAACGAAGTTAAATCAAGCGATGAAACGCATCGATAAAATGGTCAGTACATTAGAAAAACATGCTGTACGTCATACAGGACAAAATGTTCTCGTCCCTGTCCAGTACGTACGTGATATATTAATGGAGATTCAAGATACGTTTATTTATACAGAAGGTATGCCATTTCATATGGAACGCTACGTTGAAATGATTGAATACTTAACAGACGATGACTTCGTATGGGTCATCGTCCGAACGAATCGTAATATAAGTAGACTGCGTAGTGATGGAAGATTTGCGGACAGACCAGACACGGGCCACGATGAATTACAGACGGCATATAAGCTCGGTAAAACACATCCAAGTGTCATACTGCTCAGACAGAACGGTCACAGTGACTCTGGATGGAAAGACGCACCGTTCTACTGGCCGGTAATTGTTGCACAAAGTAATATGCAGACGACAATCTTCTCATAA
- a CDS encoding DUF3784 domain-containing protein produces MIIVVILFLLIGIYMLTGRGSFLIAGYNMMPQEQKQKYNEKRLCRFTGVMIIIAALYCAMMEFTNVNEIYASIGFIIITLIFVIVVNVSSYFKVK; encoded by the coding sequence ATGATTATCGTCGTTATATTATTCTTACTGATTGGTATATATATGTTAACCGGGCGTGGAAGTTTTTTGATAGCAGGCTATAATATGATGCCACAGGAACAGAAGCAGAAGTATAACGAAAAGCGCTTATGCAGATTTACAGGGGTGATGATTATAATTGCAGCACTCTATTGCGCAATGATGGAGTTTACGAATGTGAATGAAATCTATGCATCTATAGGATTTATTATCATAACACTCATATTTGTTATCGTAGTGAATGTATCATCTTATTTTAAAGTGAAATAA
- a CDS encoding SDR family oxidoreductase → MFDLTGQIAFVTGGANGIGKGIVEALSQAGAFVVIGDIDEENGKKTAEAVNGQYVYLDVTDQALCEKVVNQIVEEHGKLNILCSNTGIFPQVMIEDMTESDWNKTIDINLKGMFFVVQQALKVMKKQNYGRVILTSSVTGPITGYPGWAHYGASKAGQLGFMRSAALEYAKFGVTVNAIQPGNILTEGLKAQGEAYLEGTRQIVPTHELGEPIDIGYAAVFFGAKETKYITGQCIVVDGGQILPEEPIGIL, encoded by the coding sequence ATGTTTGATTTAACAGGTCAGATTGCATTTGTTACAGGTGGAGCTAATGGCATTGGTAAAGGAATTGTTGAAGCATTATCACAAGCAGGCGCATTTGTTGTTATTGGAGATATTGATGAAGAAAATGGTAAGAAGACAGCAGAAGCGGTAAATGGTCAATATGTATATTTAGATGTGACGGATCAAGCATTATGTGAGAAAGTTGTGAATCAAATCGTTGAAGAACATGGGAAATTAAATATACTATGTTCAAATACAGGGATATTCCCGCAAGTTATGATAGAAGATATGACAGAAAGCGATTGGAATAAAACGATTGATATTAACTTAAAAGGCATGTTCTTCGTAGTACAGCAAGCGCTGAAAGTAATGAAAAAGCAGAACTATGGACGCGTAATATTAACATCGTCTGTAACAGGACCGATTACAGGTTATCCAGGATGGGCGCATTACGGTGCGAGTAAAGCGGGTCAGTTAGGGTTTATGAGAAGTGCTGCACTTGAATATGCGAAGTTCGGTGTGACAGTGAATGCGATTCAGCCAGGTAACATCCTGACAGAGGGTCTGAAGGCACAAGGTGAAGCGTACTTAGAAGGAACGAGACAAATTGTTCCGACACATGAACTCGGTGAACCGATTGATATCGGATATGCAGCAGTGTTCTTCGGCGCTAAAGAGACGAAGTATATTACAGGTCAATGTATCGTTGTAGACGGAGGGCAAATCTTGCCTGAAGAACCGATTGGGATACTGTAA
- a CDS encoding extracellular solute-binding protein encodes MKKVLLILLIILSACSNPHTDKEDLIIYSPYPERFIQPVVQDFEHDTGQRVRIIHDSTRKLIKKVEQTPMEERGHVFVGGSLSELKGSSSIIKGEIKPFIYMPSVFIVNKDLIGDIKVDKYRDLLKKELYKQFSYPNPELTNTGYQHRSALETIYNQSQSEKILNRGVQLNKTADVMEHVISGRSYVGLTYEYAAMDYMDKGYPLKIIYPSDGTIINTDGIVKINDHPKSEAFIQYMLSKHVQQHISTTFHVKPIHKEIQITPYKVLKPLNEINVIQKGGAS; translated from the coding sequence ATGAAGAAAGTTTTATTAATTTTGTTAATAATATTATCTGCGTGTAGTAATCCACATACGGATAAAGAAGACCTAATTATTTATTCACCATATCCTGAGCGATTTATACAACCGGTAGTTCAAGACTTTGAGCATGACACAGGTCAAAGAGTACGTATTATACATGACTCTACACGTAAATTAATAAAAAAAGTTGAACAAACTCCTATGGAAGAACGCGGGCATGTATTTGTAGGAGGTTCTTTAAGTGAACTGAAAGGCAGCAGCAGTATTATTAAGGGAGAGATAAAGCCATTTATCTATATGCCATCTGTATTTATTGTAAATAAAGACCTGATAGGAGACATAAAAGTCGATAAATATCGTGATCTATTAAAAAAGGAATTATACAAGCAGTTCAGTTATCCAAATCCTGAATTGACGAATACAGGCTATCAGCATAGAAGTGCTCTTGAAACAATTTATAATCAATCACAATCAGAGAAAATATTAAATCGTGGTGTGCAACTGAATAAGACTGCTGATGTAATGGAACATGTGATTTCTGGCAGAAGTTATGTAGGACTGACTTATGAATACGCGGCTATGGATTATATGGATAAAGGCTATCCTTTAAAGATAATCTATCCATCTGATGGCACAATTATTAATACAGATGGTATCGTAAAGATTAATGACCACCCTAAAAGTGAAGCATTTATTCAATATATGCTGAGTAAACATGTACAGCAACACATTTCAACTACATTTCATGTCAAACCAATACATAAAGAAATACAGATTACTCCGTACAAAGTACTGAAGCCATTGAATGAAATAAATGTGATTCAAAAAGGTGGAGCATCATGA
- a CDS encoding sensor histidine kinase: MNHHLYKKKIRRTLILFAILPVFLLAMIGILAYYAIYIMKTDYELNKVNKEIVRVIKSDRRHIDKEFTVFIKHLPKDTTEIYRALYDRTNNTKRQYFFNFEYDRQYTNNYNNTPTIPIYHRSGQHHQAPFELTVSIPVTSLKETVQFPSYQYVITDTYDNIYYSSDDEKIGEKYIYDEHKQITAFHRDKQLKIYVYQDLTQAFDRGIMLISILFGTFVLLIVITMYTSKHLAHRQTKDIDEIIARIRQAQVRALTAYEPLSAPSELEVINRYIFELSQLNERLLRSTKDSNEALRQSQLKSLENQFQPHFIFNTMQTINYMIDTDAKAAKKMMIKLSSILRYTLRVKESEVTFRKELKYLDDYLYIQNIRFDGKINYFFEINENLLDYRTEKLLIQPIVENAIKYGDINQGLNIIIRIRLLNNNDILIGVYNSGQGMTDERLQEVRSMIRHYKLRNLHIGLQNIHQTLRIKFGNKYGMKVFSHQHNGTMIVLRVKRGDISV; the protein is encoded by the coding sequence ATGAATCATCATCTATATAAGAAAAAGATAAGGCGTACGTTAATATTATTTGCGATTCTACCCGTATTCCTGTTAGCGATGATAGGAATACTCGCATATTATGCGATTTATATTATGAAAACAGATTATGAACTTAATAAAGTCAATAAAGAAATAGTGCGCGTTATTAAATCAGATAGACGTCATATTGATAAAGAATTTACAGTATTTATTAAACACTTGCCGAAGGATACTACTGAAATTTATCGTGCGTTGTATGATAGGACAAATAACACAAAGCGACAATATTTTTTTAATTTTGAGTATGACAGACAATATACGAATAACTACAATAATACACCGACAATCCCGATTTATCATCGTAGTGGACAACATCATCAAGCACCATTTGAACTGACTGTTAGCATACCTGTAACGTCTCTTAAAGAAACTGTGCAGTTTCCAAGTTATCAGTATGTTATTACTGATACATATGACAACATATATTACAGTAGTGATGATGAAAAGATAGGAGAGAAGTATATTTATGATGAACATAAACAAATTACGGCTTTTCATAGGGACAAACAGTTAAAAATTTATGTTTATCAGGATTTAACGCAAGCATTTGACAGGGGAATAATGCTTATCAGCATTTTATTCGGAACGTTTGTCTTACTAATTGTTATAACAATGTACACAAGTAAGCACCTTGCGCACAGACAAACAAAGGATATTGACGAAATTATTGCTAGAATCAGGCAGGCGCAAGTCAGAGCATTAACTGCATATGAACCGCTCTCTGCCCCTAGTGAACTTGAAGTGATTAACAGGTATATTTTTGAGTTATCACAATTAAATGAAAGATTATTGAGGTCAACAAAGGACTCTAATGAAGCATTAAGACAATCACAACTGAAATCTTTAGAAAATCAGTTTCAACCACATTTTATATTTAATACGATGCAGACAATAAACTACATGATAGATACAGACGCCAAAGCAGCGAAAAAAATGATGATAAAACTTTCATCTATATTAAGATATACATTACGTGTCAAAGAGTCAGAAGTAACATTCAGAAAAGAACTAAAATATTTAGACGACTATCTTTACATTCAGAATATTCGATTTGACGGGAAGATAAATTATTTCTTTGAAATAAATGAAAACTTACTGGATTACAGAACAGAAAAATTACTAATACAACCTATAGTTGAAAATGCGATTAAATATGGAGATATCAATCAAGGATTAAATATCATTATCCGAATCAGACTACTTAATAATAATGATATATTGATTGGTGTATATAATAGCGGTCAAGGTATGACTGATGAAAGGCTTCAGGAAGTTCGAAGTATGATTAGACATTACAAGTTACGAAATCTGCATATCGGTTTACAGAATATACATCAGACGCTACGCATTAAGTTTGGGAACAAATACGGTATGAAAGTTTTCTCGCATCAGCATAACGGCACGATGATTGTATTAAGAGTTAAAAGAGGTGATATAAGTGTATAA
- a CDS encoding response regulator transcription factor — protein MYKVIIIDDERMIREGLKASIDWRKLNFSEVYIAKDGIEGQDLIVEHEPDLVITDIKMPRMNGIEMLEKTKHIQFKKLILSSYDDFEYAKAAIQFQVVDYLLKPIDEDELFDLLEEITTTFTEKHNIVPDILKPVLKTDYENYYINQAVQYIKQNIRLELDNESIANRLNISTSYLMRTFKQYTGITMKDFVNRYRIYHSLQLLKQPLKIYEVSDKIGYNEYKAFNYNFHKYMNMTPNQYIKQI, from the coding sequence GTGTATAAAGTGATAATTATAGATGATGAGCGAATGATAAGAGAAGGCTTAAAAGCGAGTATAGACTGGAGAAAGCTCAACTTTAGTGAGGTGTATATTGCGAAAGATGGTATAGAAGGTCAGGATCTTATTGTTGAACATGAACCTGACTTAGTCATAACAGATATTAAAATGCCACGTATGAACGGCATTGAAATGTTAGAAAAAACGAAACATATACAATTTAAAAAGTTGATATTATCCAGCTATGATGACTTTGAATACGCTAAAGCAGCAATTCAGTTTCAAGTCGTGGATTATTTATTAAAACCAATAGATGAAGATGAGCTCTTTGATTTGTTAGAAGAAATCACGACAACATTTACAGAGAAACATAACATAGTTCCCGATATATTAAAGCCAGTTTTAAAAACAGATTATGAAAACTACTATATCAATCAGGCAGTACAATATATTAAACAAAATATAAGACTTGAACTGGATAATGAATCGATTGCCAATAGGCTGAATATTAGTACTTCTTATTTAATGCGAACATTTAAGCAATATACAGGCATAACAATGAAAGATTTTGTTAACCGATATAGAATTTATCATTCTCTTCAATTACTGAAGCAGCCACTTAAGATTTACGAAGTATCAGATAAAATCGGATATAATGAATATAAAGCTTTCAATTACAACTTTCATAAGTATATGAATATGACACCAAATCAATATATTAAACAAATTTGA